One genomic region from Rosa rugosa chromosome 1, drRosRugo1.1, whole genome shotgun sequence encodes:
- the LOC133710177 gene encoding axial regulator YABBY 5 yields the protein MSSCIDAVPEQLCYIPCNFCNIVLAVSVPCSSLFDIVTVRCGHCTNLWSVNMAVAFQSLSWQDVQAQNQNAQNYRIDSGSSSKGNKKIATRDSIAVHHATEEKGVNRPPEKRQRVPSAYNQFIKEEIQRIKANNPDISHREAFSTAAKNWAHFPHIHFGLMLETNNQAKLDNGSEKHLLSRAALLK from the exons ATGTCGAGCTGCATCGATGCTGTGCCTGAGCAACTCTGCTACATCCCCTGCAACTTTTGCAATATTGTTCTCGCg GTGAGTGTTCCATGCAGCAGCTTATTTGACATCGTGACCGTCCGATGCGGGCACTGTACCAATCTGTGGTCCGTGAACATGGCCGTTGCCTTTCAGTCACTGTCCTGGCAAGATGTCCAG GCACAAAACCAAAACGCACAGAATTACCGGATTGATTCGGGTTCATCATCCAAAGGCAACAAGAAGATTGCAACCAGAGACTCCATTGCAGTTCATCATGCCACTGAGGAAAAGGGTGTCAACCGAC cTCCCGAGAAGAGGCAGCGCGTACCCTCTGCTTATAACCAGTTCATAAA GGAGGAGATTCAGAGGATCAAGGCCAATAACCCTGATATCAGCCATAGAGAAGCTTTCAGCACTGCTGCCAAAAAT TGGGCGCACTTCCCTCATATTCATTTTGGGCTGATGTTGGAGACCAACAATCAGGCTAAGCTGGACAAT GGCTCTGAGAAACATCTTCTGTCAAGGGCTGCACTACTGAAATGA